The stretch of DNA CAGTTGCTGCACGACGCGGTCGTCATGTACCAGGCGAACCTGCGTCAAGGTACGCACCGCTCGAAGACCCGCGGCGAAGTCGCCGGTTCGACGAAGAAGATGTATCGACAGAAGGGTACCGGTAACGCTCGTGCTGGTCACAAGCGTAGCGGCGTCCGTCGTGGCGGTGGTCACATCCACGCCAAGCGTCCTCGCGATTACTCGTATCGTTTGAATCGTAAGGCGTTGCAGTTGGCGACCCGCATGGCTTTCGCCTCGAAGATCCAAAGCGGCAGCGTCGTCGTTCTGAACGAATTTGCCCTGTCCGAAGTGAAGACGAAGCAGGTTGCCGACACGCTGAAGGCCTTGAAGGTCTACGGCGGATCGACCCTGATCACGATCCCCGCTTTGGACGAAAAGGTCTACAAGAGCGCCCGCAACATCGAAAAGGTGACGGTCAGCCCGGTTTCGGAGTTGAACGCCCTGAAGATCTTGACGCCGAAGCGCTTGGTCATCACCAAGTCCGCGTTGGATGCGATCAAGGAAAAGGCCGCCCAGGCGAAAGCCGCGAAGGCGTAACTTTAGTCACACGCAACGAATTAGCTTCGTTATCACGTAGAGGCCGCAATGGCTACGACCACGAACAACTCGAAACTGACGCTGGACCCGCATCAGGTCCTCGTTCGTCCGCTCGTCACCGAAAAGGGTGTGCAGCGCTCGAGCGAAAATAATCAGTACGCCTTTGAAGTTAGCCCGCAGGCGACCAAAGAAGACATCAAGCAAGCGGTTGAAACCTTGTTTGAAGTGAAGGTCGCTAAGGTCAACACGCAAACGCGTAAGGGAAAAACTCGCCGGTACCGTTTTCGTACCGGCATGACGAAGGCCTGGAAGAAGGCTTTGGTGACGTTGGACTCGGAACACCGCATCGACTTCTTCTAAACCGGATCAATCACGAGCGACATGGCGCGGCAGCGCCTGATCAGCCTGAGAGATAAAAGACAATGGGAATTCGCAAATACAAGCCGACCTCCGCTGGGCGCCGTAACGCCACGGTCAGCGACTTCGCCGAACTGACGAAGGGCGCTCAGCCGGAAAAGAGCCTGCTTCGTAGGATCACGAAGACCGGCGGTCGCAATAACCAAGGTAAGATCACCGCCCGTCACCGCGGCGGCGGCCACAAGCGTCGCTATCGCGTGATCGACTTCCGTCGGTCCAAGGACGGAGTAGCGGCCAAGGTCGATTCGATCCAATACGATCCGAATCGTTCGGCCCGGATCGCCTTGTTGCACTACGCCGATGGCGAAAAGCGTTACATCATCGCTCCCGATGGCCTGAAAGCGGGCCAAACGGTCATGAGCGGCCCTGACGCTCCGCCGACGGTCGGCAACTGCCTACCGCTGAACAAAATTCCGGCTGGCACAGCCGTTCACAATATTGAACTGGCTCCGGGTAGCGGCGGCACGTTCTGCCGAAGCGCCGGTTCCAGCGCCACCTTGATGGCGTACGAAGCGGATTGGGCTCAGCTCGCTTTGCCCAGCGGCGAAATTCGTCGCGTCGCTTCTACTTGCCGCGCCACCATTGGCAAGACCAGCAATCCCGAGCACGAAAAGGTCGTTCTCGGAAAAGCGGGTCGTAAGCGTTGGCTTGGTCGTCGTCCGCACGTTCGTGGTACCGCCATGAACCCGGTTGATCACCCGCACGGTGGTGGTGAAGGTCGAACCAAGGGCGGTCGCCATCCGGTTACGCCGCAAGGTAAGCCGACCAAGGGCGGCCATACGCGTCACAAGAAGAAGGCTTCGAATAAGGCGATTATTCGTCGCCGTCGTTCCCGTCGGTATGGCGTCTTGAAACTGATCAAGTAAGCAAGCCGTCGTGCAGATTGCGAAAGCAGATATCGCCTAGCGAGACCTACAAATGAGTCGATCCCAGAAAAAAGGCCCGTACGTCGAACCGAAGCTGTACTACAAAGTGCAGAAGATGGAAGAGACTGGCCGCAAAGACCCGATCAAGACCTGGGCCCGCGCCTGCACCATCGTGCCGGAGTTCATTGGGCACACGTTCATGGTCCATAACGGCAAAGCGCACCTAAAGGTGTATGTGAGCGAAGATATGGTTGGTCACAAGTTGGGCGAGTTCAGCCCGACTCGTACTTTCCGCGGTCACGGCGCCGACAAGAAGAAGAAGTAACAGTAGCCCTGTGCAAGCTTCGCATCAGGCGAAGTTTTATCGGAGAATCGTCATGGCATTTAAAGCATCCCACCGGCTGGCTCGCATCAGCGCCCGCAAGGTGCGTCCGTTGGCGGACTTGGTGCGGGGCAAGTTTGCCGATGAGGCGCTCGACATCCTGCGTTACCAGCCGCATCGCGGCGCCCGAATGCTGGAGAAGGTGATTCAAAGCGCCCTGGGTAACGCTCAGGACGTCAGCCAGAATCGCGGGCAGTCGCTGAAGCAAGACAACTTGATTGTCGCGGAAACCCGCGTCGACGGCGGACCGATCATCAAACGCTTCCGCCCCCGGGCTCGCGGAACCGCTTACCCGATTTTGAAGCGTACCTGTCATATTCACGTCACCTTGGAGGAGATCGAAGTCTAAGCGGTTTCGCCGCTTGGTCGTTCGGCCAGGATATTGACGCATGGGTCAAAAAGTTAATCCGATCGCTTACCGTACTGGCGTGATGCAGGGCTGGAAAAGCCGCTGGTTCGCGTCCAAAAAGGACTATTCGGACCTTCTGCTCGAAGATCAGAAGATCCGCAAGTTCATCGGCGGGCACCCGGATGAAAAAATTCGTCAGAAGTATCGCAACGCCGGTATCGATCGCATCGAGATCGACCGCACCCGCGATGAAGTCAAAGTTACGTTGTTCGTGGCTCGACCTGGTCTGATCATCGGTCAGAAGGGTCAGGAAGTCGAGAAGCTGCAGGAAGAGCTGCAAAACCTCGTCGGCCGCCGGATCAACATGAAGATCGAAGAGATCGGCCGCCCCGAGCTGCGTGCTCAACTGGTTGCGGAAGATATCGCAGATCAGTTGGCGAAGCGTTCGAGCTTCCGCCGCACGATGAAACGTGCGTTGGAATCGACGATGGAAGCCGGCGCCAGGGGCATCAAGGTCCAACTGGCGGGTCGCTTGGGCGGCGCCGAAATGGCGCGTCGCGAGAAGGCGATCGAAGGCTCGATTCCGTTGTCGACGCTCCGTGCGAAGATCGATTACGGCTTCACCGAAGCGAAAACGGCGCAGGGCCACATTGGGGTCCAGGTTTGGATAAACAACGGTTTTTACGAAGGGGATGATTCCGATGTCGCGAATGCCGCGGAGGGTCAAGTACCGAAAAAGTCAAAGAAGACGTATAAGAGGTAACGCCACCCGCGGTAACAAGGTGGTGCTCGGCGAATTCGGTCTTCAATCGACGCAAGCGGGTTATATCAAAGCCGCGACGATCGAAGCCGGTCGTATCGCCGCCCAGCAATATGTCCGCGGTATCGGTCGCCTGTTTATTCGTATGTTCCCGCAGAAGTCGGTAACCTCTCGTCCCCTCGAAACCCGGATGGGTAAAGGTAAGGGCGAAGTTGATTACTGGGCGGCTGTCGTGAAGCCTGGCACGGTTCTTTACGAACTGTCGGGCGTGACTGAAGAGCAGGCTCGTATTTGCCTGGCTCGTGTGGCTCACAAGATGCCGGTCCGTTGCCGCTTTGTGCGGAAGCGTCCTGACCTGGTAACCACTGCTGAGTCGAAATAGTAAACGCCGCGAAGGCGGAATTAGGCTCTAGCTAACGTCAGAGATTGAACGATGAACGCGAACGAACTGCGGGAAATGAGCGATGACCAACTGGTTGCGACCTTGAAGGACGCGGCCGAGTCGATCTTCCGCTTGAAGATGCAGGCTCAGACCGAACGCCTGGACGCTCCGACCGAGCTCCGTCGTCGCCGCCGCCTGATCGCCCGCATTAAAACGATTCAAAACGAACGAGCTCGCGCCGCCGCGTCGGCCAGCTAACGCTCGGTTCGTCAACCACTCAGCTTCGGAATAGATACGATGCCCAAGAAAGTTTTGGTCGGCAAAGTGACCAGCGACAAGATGGATAAGACGCGCCGCGTCGAAATCACTCGTCGTCTTCGTCACCCGTTGTACGGCAAGTACTACTCCCGCCGCATGGTTTGCCACGTTCACGACGAAAACAATGAGTCGGGACTGGGCGACCTGGTCGAGATTATCGAGAGCCGACCGCTGTCCAAGACGAAGCGTTGGGCGCTCGTTCGTATCGTTGAAAAGAGCCGCGAAGTCGACGTCGCCGCCCTGAAGGCCGCTCGCGAACAAGCTGCCGAAAACCTGGCGACCGAATCGTAAGGCAAGTCTCCCGCCAACAATTGCGGGTAGTAGGACGAAACAGTCATGATCCAACAAGAAACCAGACTTTCTGTCGCTGACAACACGGGCGCCAAGGAAGTGATGTGCATCAAGGTTCTGGGCGGTACGCGTAAGCGGACGGCCGGACTCGGCGACGTCATCATTTGCTCGGTCAAAGAAGTGATTGCCGGCGCCGACGTTAAGAAAAAGGCGGTCGTGCGTGCCGTGATCGTTCGCGTCAAAAAGCCGACGCGTCGCGCTGACGGCAGCTATATCCGTTTCGACAGCAACGCCGTGGTGATCGTCGATAAGGACGGCAACCCTCGCGGTACCCGCATCTTCGGCGCTGTCGCTCGCGAACTGCGAGAAAAGAAGTTCATGCGAATCGTCAGCTTGGCCAACGAGGTGCTGTAATGCTTATCAAGGTAAATGACCGCGTTGAGATCATCGCTGGCGAATACCGCTCGAAGCCCGCTCAAGGGGCCGACAAAGTGGTCCAAGGCAAAGTGTTGAAGGTCATTCCGTCGGCCGGCAAAGTGGTCGTCGAAGGCGTCAATAAAATGTACAAGCACGTGAAGCCGTCGCAACGCAACCCGCAAGGCGGTCGTCTGGTTCGCGAAGCTCCGATTCAGATGTCGAACGTCATGTACGTCTGCAGCGCCTGCGGCAAGCGTACCCGTTTGGGCGCCAAAACGCTCGATAGCGGCGTGAAGGTTCGCGTTTGCAAGAAGTGCAACGCCGACCAGGGCGAAATCGCCCCGGCCCGCAAGAGCAACTAGTTCGGTAGCGACGCGTCGCACGAACTGCGGACAGATCGCTAATTTCATCACTGATACATGTGCCTTCGCAACCGCGGAGGGAAAGAGTAAACGATGAAACCCCGTTTACAAGAAAAGTACGAAAACGAAGTGCTGTCGGCCTTGGCCGAAAAGCTCGGTCGTCAAAACCGACTTTCGCTGCCGCGTCTGCAAAAGATCGTCGTCAACATGGGCGTCGGCACCGCAGTTTCGGAAAAGAAGCACGTCGATGAAGCGGTGTCGGCCATGGCCGAATTCACTGGTCAAAAGCCGTTGGTTTGCCGCGCTCGCAAGAGCATCGCGAACTTCCGCCTTCGCGAAGGGATGCCGATTGGCTGCAAGGTCACCTTGCGTCGTCAGCGGATGTACGAATTTCTGGATCGCCTGGTCAGCCTGGCGCTTCCGCAGGTTCGCGACTTTCGCGGCATCAGCCCGAAATGCTTCGATGGCAACGGCAACTACACCATGGGCATCAGCGAACAACTGGTGTTCCCGGAATTGAACCCGGACAAATACACGCGTCCGCAGGGTATGGACGTCACCTTCGTCTGCTCGACGAAGGCCGATGCCGAATCCTTGGAGCTGCTAACGCTCCTGGGCCTTCCGTTCTCGAAAGACGCGAAGCGTAAAGTCAAAAAGAAGTCGAAGGCGCCTGGGCGTCGCTAAAACTTCCGAAACGAACAAGATACTTTTTATCCACACAGGTAAAGTACCGTGGCGAGCAAATCCAAAATCGCGAAAGCGAAGCGGGAGCCGAAGTTCTCCTCGCGCAGCGAACGGCGTTGCAATCTGTGCGGCCGGCCGCGCGCCGTCTATCGCAAGTTTGGGGTCTGCCGTATTTGCATCCGCAAGTTGGCTGACCGCGGCTTGATTCCTGGACTACGCAAGGCGAGCTGGTAAAGGGGAACCATAGACGATGATGACTGACCCGATCGCCGACATGCTGACCCGCATCCGCAACGCGGTACGCGTGGAACATCCGCACGTCGAGATGCCCGCTTCCAAAGTCAAACAAGGCGTTGCCGACGTGCTGAAGCGCGAAGGCTACATCTGGGACTGGGAAGTGGTTGAATCCGAACCCGCCAACCAAATTCGGTTGGAGCTGAAGTACGGCCCCAATGGCGAACGCGTGATCCAAACGATCCGTCGCGTGAGCAAACCGGGACGCCGAATTTACAGCAAGGGCCGTGACTTGGCTCCGGTTCTGGATGGCCTCGGCATTAGCGTGATTAGCACCAGCCAAGGCGTTATTAGCGATCGCGAAGCCCGACAAAAGAACGTCGGCGGCGAAGTTTTGTGTGAAGTTTGGTAAGCGATTCGCGAACCGGTACACGCTCAAATCAGACCAGGCCCGTCGCCCTGACGCGGCCCACTGACGAAACAGGATTATCCATCCGATGTCACGACTCGGCAAAAAACCCGTTGCGATTCCGGAGAAAGTGACCATCTCGGTCGCTGACCGCGTAATCAACGTTGAAGGTCCGCTGGGCAAGCTCTCCTACGAGCACCGCCCGGAAGTGTCCGTTACCGTCAATTCCGACGCCAATGAAGTGGTCGTCGCAGCTGAAGGCGATACGCGCGAATCGAAGGCCTTTCATGGTCTGACCCGCGCCCTGGTCGCCAACATGCTGGAAGGGGTCTCGAAAGGCTACGAAAAGCGTCTCGAGATCGTGGGCGTCGGTTACCTGGCGGCCATTGCCGGCGACGTCCTGCAGATGCGGGTCGGCTACGCCAACGAGATTCACAAGAAGATCCCGTCGGATCTCGACGTCAGCTGCCCCGATCAAACCCACGTGGTGATCAAGGGTATCGACAAGCAGCGCGTTGGTCAGTTCGCCGCCGAATGCCGCTCGGCCCGCAAGCCGGAGCCGTACAAGGGCAAGGGCGTTCGCTACCAGGGCGAACAGGTCAAGTTGAAGCCTGGTAAGGCCGCATCCAAGTAAGTAACGCGTTAATGATCGTATGGCCGCTGCCAAAGCGGAGCCCAGCGAGGAGAGTAGCGTAAAGTGAATCACGAAAAGTTCATCAACAAGCAACGTCTGCGTCGTCGTCGCCACAACCGCAAAAAGGTGCGTGGTACGGCCGAACGTCCCCGCCTGAGCGTCTTCCGCGCCAACGCGAACATCTACTGCCAGGTGATCGACGACGAACGAGGCCTGACGCTGGCGTCGGCGTCGACCCGCGACAAAGAGCTTCGCTCCGACGCTTCCGGCAGCAACTGCGACGCCGCCGCGACCGTCGGCAAGGCGATCGCCGAGCGTGCCAAGGCCGCGGGCGTCACCCAGGTCTGCTTCGATCGCGGACACTTTCGTTACATCGGTCGCCTGGCCGCGCTGGCGGATGCCGCGCGTGAAGGCGGACTCCAGTTCTAAATCATTCAAGATATTGATCGACTCCCCGGCGATTGGGTCGGGGACAAAAGGAGCCAATCGTGGCGAAAGACAATCGACAACGCGGAGACAAGCAAGGCCGTCAAAGCGCCTTTGTGGAAAAGGTCGTGAAGATCAAGCGTTGCTCCGCCGTGGTTAAGGGCGGTCGCCGCTTCAGCTTCGCCGCCATGGTCGTCTGTGGCGACGGCAAGGGCAAAGTCGGCTGCGGCTACGGCAAGGCGAACGAAGTTCCGCCGTCGGTCGAAAAGGCCGTCAAGCAAGCCGAGCGTTCCCTCTCAACGGTGAACGTCGTCAACGGCTCGATTCCGCACAAAGTGATCGGTCGCTATGGCGCCGGCAAAGTGGTTTTGGTTCCGGCTCGTCCGGGTACCGGCATCATCGCGGGCGCTTCGGTCCGCGCCGTCTGCGAAGCGGTCGGTATCCACGACGTTCTGACGAAGAGCTTCGGCTCGACCAACCCGGTCATTCTGGTGAAAGCCACGATCGAAGGTCTGAAGCAGTTGCGCACTCGAGATGACATTCAACGTTTGCGAGGAGTCGCCCTCTAATGGATTTCAACGAAGTTCACAGCGGTATCCAAAAGAACCGCAAACGTAAGCGTATCGGTCGCGGTTCGGGTTCGGGCCACGGGAAGACCTCGGGCCGCGGTCACAAGGGCGCCAAAAGCCGCGCCGGTTACTCGCGCAACCCGATCTTCGAGGGCGGTCGCATGCCGATCGTTCGCCGGGTTCCCAAACGGGGTTTCTTCAACAAGTTCGCCGTCAACGTGGTCGCGATCAACATCGCCGACCTCGAACGCGAATTCGCCGCTGGCGATGAAGTCACGCCGGATACCCTTCGCGCTAAGGGCTTGGCCAAGCGTCGTTATGACGAGCTTAAAGTGCTCGGCGACGGCGACCTGACCAAGAAGCTGACCGTTTCGGCTCATCGTTTCAGCGCCTCGGCGAAAGAAAAGATCGAAGGCGCCGGCGGCTCGTGCGTGATAATCCCGGGCAAAACGCCTGTGGAAGAAAAGAAGAAAGCGGCTCGCGAAGCGAAGAAGTAATCTATCGCCAACCGTAGTTGGTGATCTATACTGCTGTCTTTCATTGCAACTGCCTCGCACGGAACTACGGCGGAAAACATATTTTCCCGATCATGGTTCCGTCGATTTGGATACGGGACCATGTGGGAAAAGATCCGCGTCATTTTCACCGTGCCGGAACTGCGTAAGCGCATTCTGCTGACACTGTTCCTACTGGCGATCTATCGCGTCGGTTGGCAAATCACGCTTCCGATGGTTGACGCCGCCGCGATCGCCCGTCAATCGGCCGAGCAAAACGACACCTTCTCGCAGTTCCTGCAACAGGTCTCGGTCTTCAGCGCCAGCAGTCTGCAGCAGATGACGATCTTCGGTCTGGGGATCATGCCGTACATCTCGGCGTCGATTATCTTCCAGCTACTCGGTACGGTCTACAAGCCGATCGAAGACCTGCAGAAGGAAGGGGAAACCGGCCGCAAGAAGATCAACGAATACACCAGATACGCGACCGTCGTACTCTGTTTGATTCAAAGTTTCGTCTACGTCCGCATGATGCTGCTCCCGGGGGCCGACGGCGACACGATCGTCAACTCCGCATTCTGGGTCAGTCCCGATAATCCAACATTAACGCTCGGCTGGCAATTTGTCGCAGTCATGATCATGACCTGCGGCACCGTCTTCCTGATGTGGCTGGGCGAGCAGATCGACGAATACGGCATTGGCAACGGCATCAGCTTGTTGATCATGGCCGGAATTGTCGCCCAAATGCCGATGGCTGGCCTCGACCTGCTCGAAAACTCCACCCTGCAGCTGACGAACTTCTCGCCGGGCGAGTACGGGCTGGAAACGATCCTCACCTTGGTGGTCCTCTTTGTGCTGGTCGTGGCCGGGGTCGTCTTCATCACCCAGGCACAACGGAAGATCCCGACGCAAAGCGCCAAGCATGTTCGCGGCCGCAAGGTCTACGGCGGCACCAAGCAGTTCCTGCCGCTGCGCATCAATCAGGCGGGCGTCATGCCGATCATTTTCGCCAGCAGCTTGTTGATGTTCCCGCAGATCATCTTCCAGGGGCTGGCCAGCTGGACCGGTCGTTCGATCTTCGACGAAC from Blastopirellula retiformator encodes:
- the rplD gene encoding 50S ribosomal protein L4, which produces MPSLPIFDTAGKEVGKYDIESTDIAPRISKQLLHDAVVMYQANLRQGTHRSKTRGEVAGSTKKMYRQKGTGNARAGHKRSGVRRGGGHIHAKRPRDYSYRLNRKALQLATRMAFASKIQSGSVVVLNEFALSEVKTKQVADTLKALKVYGGSTLITIPALDEKVYKSARNIEKVTVSPVSELNALKILTPKRLVITKSALDAIKEKAAQAKAAKA
- the rplW gene encoding 50S ribosomal protein L23, translated to MATTTNNSKLTLDPHQVLVRPLVTEKGVQRSSENNQYAFEVSPQATKEDIKQAVETLFEVKVAKVNTQTRKGKTRRYRFRTGMTKAWKKALVTLDSEHRIDFF
- the rplB gene encoding 50S ribosomal protein L2 — its product is MGIRKYKPTSAGRRNATVSDFAELTKGAQPEKSLLRRITKTGGRNNQGKITARHRGGGHKRRYRVIDFRRSKDGVAAKVDSIQYDPNRSARIALLHYADGEKRYIIAPDGLKAGQTVMSGPDAPPTVGNCLPLNKIPAGTAVHNIELAPGSGGTFCRSAGSSATLMAYEADWAQLALPSGEIRRVASTCRATIGKTSNPEHEKVVLGKAGRKRWLGRRPHVRGTAMNPVDHPHGGGEGRTKGGRHPVTPQGKPTKGGHTRHKKKASNKAIIRRRRSRRYGVLKLIK
- the rpsS gene encoding 30S ribosomal protein S19 — translated: MSRSQKKGPYVEPKLYYKVQKMEETGRKDPIKTWARACTIVPEFIGHTFMVHNGKAHLKVYVSEDMVGHKLGEFSPTRTFRGHGADKKKK
- the rplV gene encoding 50S ribosomal protein L22, whose translation is MAFKASHRLARISARKVRPLADLVRGKFADEALDILRYQPHRGARMLEKVIQSALGNAQDVSQNRGQSLKQDNLIVAETRVDGGPIIKRFRPRARGTAYPILKRTCHIHVTLEEIEV
- the rpsC gene encoding 30S ribosomal protein S3, with the translated sequence MGQKVNPIAYRTGVMQGWKSRWFASKKDYSDLLLEDQKIRKFIGGHPDEKIRQKYRNAGIDRIEIDRTRDEVKVTLFVARPGLIIGQKGQEVEKLQEELQNLVGRRINMKIEEIGRPELRAQLVAEDIADQLAKRSSFRRTMKRALESTMEAGARGIKVQLAGRLGGAEMARREKAIEGSIPLSTLRAKIDYGFTEAKTAQGHIGVQVWINNGFYEGDDSDVANAAEGQVPKKSKKTYKR
- the rplP gene encoding 50S ribosomal protein L16, whose translation is MPRRVKYRKSQRRRIRGNATRGNKVVLGEFGLQSTQAGYIKAATIEAGRIAAQQYVRGIGRLFIRMFPQKSVTSRPLETRMGKGKGEVDYWAAVVKPGTVLYELSGVTEEQARICLARVAHKMPVRCRFVRKRPDLVTTAESK
- the rpmC gene encoding 50S ribosomal protein L29, with amino-acid sequence MNANELREMSDDQLVATLKDAAESIFRLKMQAQTERLDAPTELRRRRRLIARIKTIQNERARAAASAS
- the rpsQ gene encoding 30S ribosomal protein S17 encodes the protein MPKKVLVGKVTSDKMDKTRRVEITRRLRHPLYGKYYSRRMVCHVHDENNESGLGDLVEIIESRPLSKTKRWALVRIVEKSREVDVAALKAAREQAAENLATES
- the rplN gene encoding 50S ribosomal protein L14 yields the protein MIQQETRLSVADNTGAKEVMCIKVLGGTRKRTAGLGDVIICSVKEVIAGADVKKKAVVRAVIVRVKKPTRRADGSYIRFDSNAVVIVDKDGNPRGTRIFGAVARELREKKFMRIVSLANEVL
- the rplX gene encoding 50S ribosomal protein L24, whose protein sequence is MLIKVNDRVEIIAGEYRSKPAQGADKVVQGKVLKVIPSAGKVVVEGVNKMYKHVKPSQRNPQGGRLVREAPIQMSNVMYVCSACGKRTRLGAKTLDSGVKVRVCKKCNADQGEIAPARKSN
- the rplE gene encoding 50S ribosomal protein L5, which gives rise to MKPRLQEKYENEVLSALAEKLGRQNRLSLPRLQKIVVNMGVGTAVSEKKHVDEAVSAMAEFTGQKPLVCRARKSIANFRLREGMPIGCKVTLRRQRMYEFLDRLVSLALPQVRDFRGISPKCFDGNGNYTMGISEQLVFPELNPDKYTRPQGMDVTFVCSTKADAESLELLTLLGLPFSKDAKRKVKKKSKAPGRR
- a CDS encoding type Z 30S ribosomal protein S14; protein product: MASKSKIAKAKREPKFSSRSERRCNLCGRPRAVYRKFGVCRICIRKLADRGLIPGLRKASW
- the rpsH gene encoding 30S ribosomal protein S8, yielding MMTDPIADMLTRIRNAVRVEHPHVEMPASKVKQGVADVLKREGYIWDWEVVESEPANQIRLELKYGPNGERVIQTIRRVSKPGRRIYSKGRDLAPVLDGLGISVISTSQGVISDREARQKNVGGEVLCEVW
- the rplF gene encoding 50S ribosomal protein L6 — translated: MSRLGKKPVAIPEKVTISVADRVINVEGPLGKLSYEHRPEVSVTVNSDANEVVVAAEGDTRESKAFHGLTRALVANMLEGVSKGYEKRLEIVGVGYLAAIAGDVLQMRVGYANEIHKKIPSDLDVSCPDQTHVVIKGIDKQRVGQFAAECRSARKPEPYKGKGVRYQGEQVKLKPGKAASK
- the rplR gene encoding 50S ribosomal protein L18; translated protein: MNHEKFINKQRLRRRRHNRKKVRGTAERPRLSVFRANANIYCQVIDDERGLTLASASTRDKELRSDASGSNCDAAATVGKAIAERAKAAGVTQVCFDRGHFRYIGRLAALADAAREGGLQF
- the rpsE gene encoding 30S ribosomal protein S5 — translated: MAKDNRQRGDKQGRQSAFVEKVVKIKRCSAVVKGGRRFSFAAMVVCGDGKGKVGCGYGKANEVPPSVEKAVKQAERSLSTVNVVNGSIPHKVIGRYGAGKVVLVPARPGTGIIAGASVRAVCEAVGIHDVLTKSFGSTNPVILVKATIEGLKQLRTRDDIQRLRGVAL
- the rplO gene encoding 50S ribosomal protein L15; this translates as MDFNEVHSGIQKNRKRKRIGRGSGSGHGKTSGRGHKGAKSRAGYSRNPIFEGGRMPIVRRVPKRGFFNKFAVNVVAINIADLEREFAAGDEVTPDTLRAKGLAKRRYDELKVLGDGDLTKKLTVSAHRFSASAKEKIEGAGGSCVIIPGKTPVEEKKKAAREAKK
- the secY gene encoding preprotein translocase subunit SecY; amino-acid sequence: MWEKIRVIFTVPELRKRILLTLFLLAIYRVGWQITLPMVDAAAIARQSAEQNDTFSQFLQQVSVFSASSLQQMTIFGLGIMPYISASIIFQLLGTVYKPIEDLQKEGETGRKKINEYTRYATVVLCLIQSFVYVRMMLLPGADGDTIVNSAFWVSPDNPTLTLGWQFVAVMIMTCGTVFLMWLGEQIDEYGIGNGISLLIMAGIVAQMPMAGLDLLENSTLQLTNFSPGEYGLETILTLVVLFVLVVAGVVFITQAQRKIPTQSAKHVRGRKVYGGTKQFLPLRINQAGVMPIIFASSLLMFPQIIFQGLASWTGRSIFDELARSFGQGSSFLYNLFYIVMIYFFCYFWTAITFNPKDVSDNLRNFGSFIPGYRPGRRTAEYLEKVMVRITYVGASFLVVIAIIPTLISSGMGVSPMIASFYGGTGLLIAVSVAFDLVQKIDSHLVMRNYKGLLEA